A genome region from Bacillota bacterium includes the following:
- a CDS encoding ATP-binding protein, with the protein MPLCKAFHKGKTHLAIALGIKACIARYRVLFMTCADLVDYLYAGLADMSVAAKLEALARLHLLIIDEIGYMPVDKQGANLFFQLVSRRYEHGSIIITTNLPFDQWDTVFGDEVISSAIIDRLVHHCHIFQITGNSYRMKDRLKPKKRGWQVAG; encoded by the coding sequence TTGCCCTTATGTAAAGCTTTCCATAAAGGCAAGACCCACCTGGCTATTGCCTTAGGGATCAAAGCATGCATTGCCCGCTACCGGGTGCTGTTCATGACCTGTGCGGATCTCGTTGACTATCTCTATGCGGGGCTGGCCGACATGAGTGTGGCCGCGAAACTCGAAGCGCTTGCACGGTTACACCTTCTAATCATCGATGAAATCGGCTACATGCCGGTAGACAAACAAGGAGCAAACCTCTTCTTCCAGCTTGTGAGCAGGCGCTATGAGCACGGTTCCATTATCATCACCACCAACCTTCCCTTTGACCAGTGGGATACGGTCTTTGGGGATGAAGTAATCTCTTCAGCGATCATTGACAGGCTGGTGCACCACTGCCACATCTTCCAGATCACCGGCAACAGCTACAGGATGAAGGACAGACTGAAACCCAAAAAAAGGGGGTGGCAGGTAGCCGGTTAA